GGATTCCACGTGATTTttgcttaattaaaatactgtcAAAATATACGTCTAATGTCAAATACTATCCTATttacagatatataaatactaaaagtcAAAAAGCACGTTGCTACCATAATCTGTGATAgatatttaatgatatttttttattattatataagccgtcctttggcattgagagtgtccatgggcgactgatattaattaagatcaggtaagcctcctaTCGGTTTGcaccctgttctataaaatataaaaatatagaagaaGTAAATAATGTTGACTGCCCGATATTGTGGTAATTTGCAAAAAAGATGGCCGCCTAAATATACAACAATGTAATAGCGGTGGTCTCTTCAATATTCATTTGCAATTCCCAAACTATAGAACAAGCAAGCTTTCGTACGAGATTTAGTCGATCACAAGCCCTAGAACGGATCATAGTATCTTAGGAAAAGTAGTAATTTAACCGGCTACTCTAAATAGTGTTCATACATTACACAAAACTTTCGATTCTATTAACCATCAGCCTATGTGGAATGCTCAAAATTTTGAAGAAATAGTaattgcaaaaatatataaaaatcttgaaatacatctattttaaaaatgaatataaagaataaagcAAAAAGGAgatctaataaaaatttaatgaggTGTACGACAGGGCGAGACGAGTGTCTACACTTTTCATTGTAGTTCTCGAAAGGATAATACTTAGGAATTTcgatttttcacaaaaatgtaataataatagtcgGTATCTTAGGTTTGCGAATGTCACCACTATTATGGCAGAAACTCCTaaaaattagaaacaaaagTTATGTCCATAGACAAGGCGAGTTTTAATATGGATTTAGAAATGAATGCAAAAAAGTCTAAGGCTACCGGTTCAACAGCTGTTATCCAAACATCATTATACAGcctagattaaaaaaaaaattggatacTAGCATTTCCAATGCCTGGTTTACGGGAGTCAGACCAGGACATTTAAGGTAAGAATAAAGTTGCAAGTGAGCCCTAAGAGGGCAAGGAAGAGGACAATCctaagaatttaaatatacacatgAGAATCGACCAGGAAAATGGATGGAAGAAGGAAAAAATAGATACAAATTACAAGTTCAGGCAAAGGCCTAGTTAAAGAACTATAAGAGGAAACAACAAGtcaaagcaataaaaataataagaactaGCCTAGACTAAATCCAGTGTAAACGGTGTGTTGGTAGAAGGAATAAATTATGTCTTTGCAACGTTAGGAGTGGACGCGTATTGACTGCGGAAGAGTTGCTGCATCTGGCACAGGACAAGACACGCTTCAAGAGACTGacggccaacctccagtaaAGGAGAAGCACTAGAAAGAAGAAAAACCTAGACTAAGTATGAAATAACAAAACCACTACCTACTATTACtaaactttattgtaaatattatggaaTAACAttggttttattattcattatatgaCCCGAagtttaagtattatatttgctaaatgtttatatattcttaCGGAAATCAATCATCTATGAAATACTGATAAGTCTtagtgaaattataataagcttCTTCTGAGTTATTGCGTGAGAACTTAATCTATACTAATAAACTTTTGTAGCTGTATGTATCGGCCAAGGTAGGGTtacataaattcaatttaggCGAGAGAGGCCTACAAATTGGCCCGTTGGTATTGGACGGTGAGCACAGGCAACTCTTTGAAGCCTGAATATCCTGAAACACTATTTAAACACGTCAAAGCGACATCTACAGTTTTCGATTAAgctttttgattttaaattcctCTAGAGCTTTAGATTGAAGTGTCTTAATGGAAGACAAACGGTACTGAATTTAAATCAGCATTaagaacattatttatattttaaatatataagactTATGTTGTTATATCTTCATAAACTTAggaagaaaataaatgtatatttaattactatataagGGAAATATATTATCGTGATGAAATTTggaacattaaatttatcacATGGTTTGTGTAAAATTTTTAGATGAAAATATGACAAAAGATTATTTAACGAATATAGGCTTATAGTACGTTTAGATAACAAGTACAAcgctttataaaataagtcaaacaatgtcccataaataaatatttattagcaactaattttacattgttaCATCTGCTTCAGCGTACATTATCCTCATGGAATTGGTATATCCGGATCCTTGTCTCCAACCCGAGATAATGATGAGAGGATCTCCAACTCGGACAAAACCCCTCTCCATTGCCCAAGTGGTACAAAATGTTACACGTTTGTTGAGATCTACTTGCCAATCTATGTCAGGTGTtcctgttaaaattatttatagttaaaaaaaatcagtttcgTTGCAATGTCAACGAAAGTattcaagtatttttatcacataataaaattagtatgAGTCAGGAAGAgacgaatacttaaattaaaaaagcccAGCGCAATGACTGAGCTGTTTTGATTTAAGTCGTATGTTTTgtcctttttttatagaactgggggcaaacgggcaggagccttATCGCGGATTAGGTGTAGCGCCGGCAAAAACCGCCTCAAATTGCCTGCCTGCGTGAACCTTCACATCAAGCTCTTGTAAACaccaaaacaaacaatttagcTCTTACGttgtaaagttaaaatatttggttaaaatatttaattacacattttcacttgtattagtttttaataaagcaatTTGCTTGTTACTCTATGAGACCGATTCCTAATTAGCATACATATACAGAGAAACTGTATCGAATGATTCAATCTCAATGTAGTTCAACTCGCAGCGCTGATGTCGCAGATATGAACGTAGCTAGTACTCGTATGTCATCTCATAATTGAAATGAATTCGAACGCATTTTCAATTTGTAGGGTAGAACTTCTAGAAAGCTCGTAAAGCTTTTCATATGACGTTATATACTGTTTTGGTGTGGCGATTCTCTTGTTACTGTCTCGATAATCATTTATAACTATTACCTTCATATATCAACGGCATTATTCCTCTCCACAAATGCATCTGTCTTGCAATCGGGCCGTATCTTGTGACAGCAATAATAGGGCACCTTGGTCGGAATTTCGAGACGACTTGGGCTGACTTTCCTGATGATGTCACAACAATAATGGCAGCGGCAATCGAGCGCTGTGCTGCTAAAACCGCCGCTATAGCAGTACCGGTTGCTTGGTCACAAGGTATTGGTGTCTGGTAAGAAATATTGGGTTTCATATAACAGTTTTCGCTAAATGTTGTTTTCTTCTTTGAGAAACAAGCAAATCAACCGGTACTTCCGAACTAAAAAGACCCCCGGCATTTGTTATGTTATGTCCAAAAGCGGCGGTTAGTACTGTCGTCAAAGTGACCTTGTTTGCcttgtttcattaaaaaaatctcatctATACAAGTACTGGGTGGTGTTCAGTCGTGGTCGTTGTAGAAACAGAAGTATAGTGCAGTGGCTTTAACGTGAGATGTTTGAATTACGTTTTTTTATGAACGATGTTACAGCGATGGTTTAGATGTTTCATGAAAATATTAGCAGATTAGCGTTAATACTTTCTCAAAAGCTAAGTAGTGTCTCTGTCTTTAGATTAATTGCAGTTGTATTTTTAAGACGGAAAATAATAGATACACTTTATACGATTACACAGGTTTTGTCctgtaaaaaaatttgaaCCGATTTCAATGTAaacgaaaaacaaaattaatatttttcaatgattgataaaacaattgaatttattaaacgatattcagatttaaaccgtttttttttatcgatataggttaataaataattaggtaGTGACTGATGAAGACGCGGAACGAGTTTTTGATTTTTCATGAGACGTTTAATATCACATACTGAAAACTAAATGTCTGCTTACAAAATCCCTTCTATGAGACCGAATTGCTGTAAATCCAAATCATCCAGATTAGTCTACGGATGACTATGTTTTGAAATACAGAATGAAATTAAACACTAATAGAGCGAGACAGAAATCGGTGGAGCTAATTATTCGCGCCAGATCGTACTCTAACGCTGATTATGATACTCAGGTTTAAGTTATCCACCCAGACAGACAGACAAAAACCAAATTATCGCAttgataacatttataatcaACTAGGccttaaaatcaataaaataaagacatATTAAAAATCGTTCAAAAATTTCAAGACAAAATTACCCACAAATGTAtctcaaattaaaaacttttaatttttaataatgaatcatTGTTTCCCAGTACGTACGTAAGTGTATAATTGCAAATTTACAGCAAAATCTCAATACATACAtggaacaatataaataacgtTATTTCGTACGCTTAATGCTTATTTATGTGTTcacaagtaatttatttttgatgcTCTTTGTGTTCGGCCGCTGATAAAAGAGAATCCGGAAATAATGACATCAAAGATGGAGTGTTATTGGATTAAAATcgatactaaaataatatttgtattgagTTAATGGTATTACGTGTGTGTTATACCAAGTCTTAGCGAGCAATCCAATAGATCCATGATTAAACCactattaaagtaattttatgtcgaattatattatttcaatattaagacAAGatatgaattgtttttttggtgtgaaatgaataaatacggattatacataaaaataccttATCGACAAAATCATGAAAAATTTGTTTCGACCATATGCACGCCTCGGCCTCCTTACAAGCTGCAGACAGACACACAACTGTGTCTATGGGATACTCCCCAACAGCTGTCTCAGCTGAAAGTACCAGGGCATCAGCACCGTCGAGGATACAGTTTGCGATATCTAACAATTCCGATCTAAGGGGAACTCTCTTGTTTCGCATACTGCTTAGTAGGTGAGCGCTTACACAGACTGGTATGTTTGCCTGGAAATGAATTAATTCTaatgaactttatttattgagaaaTACTTTCATTTACACAtattatgggcacaaattaatcgcagaaatgcacttataacacacacaaaaacaatcacttattacttcacttatgcacacttcacacagtactttatcacttgtattcactttattcgcactttatcgcttcggtgttcctctcgtgttatcgcattcaaaactaaaggtgactagtcgcgtttcggctcgcttatatatccctgggaataattctaaacaatattcgagaactttctaggcgggcttgctactgagtagcgattgcacaattctagaacgtccgcactctttgtctctttcgcacgttgctccgtccttgtcgtacggcgttctagactgctcagtctagtttcgagaaagttctgatcttctctctctctctctcgtatcatttcgtccttgtctcacatctagaaagtttggtctagaatattccctCATCAAAGGgttatacctaggcctgaaaacgcctgaaaacgggtctcctgaaaaccgcaccactctactacacagtttctgaaaccgactgaaaaaaggtttcagcttcctgaaaactagggtaacattatggaaattacaattttctaatatgtgattgaccctctcctgaaacggtcagaaatcatattacagcctgctgaaaagttctctaactagtggaaaaatctagaaacatggcagtcgacccgtcttcgtaacaatatataaataaagggAATGATTAGTTATATagtagtatagtatatatagtacTAGGTATACCTTATTAGCACGtgctatcatatttttttgagCAACCACCAATTTTTTTGGCGTTATGTCCGATCCCAATTCTTGTCTCGTTATCATAATACCGCTTACTTCCTAAAATGAAATGAACTTTTATTAGGTGTAACAAACAacatctttaaaattaataaattatttataacgtcAACCTACATATAACAAACAGTTTACATAATGATTAGGCTACAGGCGGCTTCCAGGTAATCctagtatgaaaaaaaaaatacctacacAGACAAAAATGACAtaactaacaaaatttaaaattgaattaaattaatctgacttaacaaaaaattaaaggctttacagaaattttaatagaattattactatcattgttatcgttattatatatttttgttattaatggcttcgaatcaaccgtggtagggtcaagaaaaagatggcgcatAAAGGAAAATGTggcggtaattttttttccaacgtcgataaagaagtttcactacaAAATTTTGAGCTGTTTTAATCCAATtaggaaaacactttttaaacggatgaagctttgtattattattataaacttataattatttacattgtaaaatgttgttgttttcttaatatgtaaaagctatgttgacaaaagacaatactaaatccaattaaatttaaaataagtcgtgtcaaaataaatttattcaatttgttttcaattaatCAATActgtttaatctttaattgtttaaaccATATCCTATGCCAAATATATTATGGTACAATCACAGTACACAAACAAACTAACAACTGtatattaatagtttataaGAAGACCAATGTTATTGGAAAAACTAAGGAAGTTCATTAGCTTTCACTTACCGCAAGTATGTCGTCTAAGTTCCGGAATCCTTCAATAGTTTGGATGTTCGCGACAATAGCTATTTTCTTTCCTTTCTCGCCCATTATGCTTCTAAGTTCCGTAATTGCGTTAAGCGAGTAAGGCGCAACTATTACATCTAACTGAAAGGAACACATACTTAGTTAGCACAAGTTCATGAAGTGCTCTTCATACTGGTTAGTACTATTTGATTTTTGAACACCAATTTGCGAATACATCGTTCCAATTACATGCGTTCTGCATTCAACTACTTGCggtaaaagattttaaatgaaaattaatatttaaataataaatcaatagcgctATAACGTATTTAGGTCttagttagtagttagtttagtctgggcctcagatttctgtatccgtttcaCGAACATTTGTTTAGCCGTCGACagttttggatctaaggcaaaccggtttcctcacgatgttctccttcaTCATTCAAGCGAATGtgaaagaaagaaagtccattggtgcacagccggcgggatcgaacctacgacctcagggattagaGACACAcactgaagctactaggccaataTTAGTTGTAGAACgttaaattgatattaattactttttcttGTTATGCCTCTTCATTGCTAGAGGTTAACAGCGTCGTAAAGCGTGTACCaaaacaatctttttaggcTATCGATatacgatattttaaattccaaaATGAAGTCCCTGTGCTGGTATTTTATAACCTGAGCTTATCATTCAACTTAGTATCTACTTACAGTATACTAAACTTACTTGATTACTAATAGCGATGGTAATATACTCTTTATCTCTATCCGAGTAATTGGGCATATCAAAGCTAACGTTTGGTACGAACACGTCTTTACAGGACCCTAGAAAACCACCCCTTTCAACATTGCACGTGAGTGTTGTCGCTGATATGACTTCCACTTTAAGCATTATAGTTTCGTTATCCAACAGCACATAGTCGCCTTTGTGTACTTGATCCGCGAAATACATAAAGTCAACGTAAATTGTGTATGTTGAGCACCTATCTTTATAAGTTTCGTCTGTCGTCAGCCTCACTGTGTCACCCGTTTTTAATTCCACAGCCTCTCCGTAACTCTGGAAACGATCCAACAGTGAGAATTTAGACTGACTCACTTAGCTCGCAATCCATTAATCTTGTTAAGTCATTTAATATTCGGGGACTGAGTTTACTTGCTTTCGCCGCTTGGAATTCTTGAGTAATTTGTTATTGATTAAGCATCTTATTGTTAAGTGAAAATTGATATTAATGTCCTTGATAAAGAgctattgaaattaaaaactatatcttATTGTACATATCTGTATATATGAAAGTATAACACAGAAGCGATACATTTCTATTTAACAGGTACATTGTAAAGAAGCAGGAATCGAAGAGATGATACTGGAAGGTCCGGAAAATTCGATACACATTAGCAGATAGGAATGAATATTGttgaatgttattttttatttctattcaaaTATTCGTGCATATAAATGTAGACTACAGTTTGGATAATGAAAACCGTAAATAGTTTTGATAATTATGTAAGATATGGCAAATgaatgtaagaaaaaaattcgACTAATaattagtcgatatcaactccggggaaataaatacagataacacaactttctctacagctgtgatacttttgacattcaacacgtTTTGTCtttagtcaccgtgaccacgcgcgctgtaaagcacgcgaaacgtcggaaaatttaaaattatgtaaataattatcagtttataataataattcaatccgtttaaaaagtgttttctaaagattttttttaatagcaatACTTTTAAGACCGGGACAAAATATAACAGATAGCTTTAGTTACATCAGCAATAATTCCAGTCCTAATTTTTTGTCCGCTCAACTTAATTCCAATCGCCAAAGGATAGTTTCTTCCCACCGCAGTGCTGTAGTTCTTGGCCGCCAGCCGCAGAAGCTTTATGGCTTCTAAGTGGTCATCTTTGGTCCCGAAGTTTAAGTTAAGGAGTGCCATGTTCATTCCACTAGCAATCATTTTTTCTAAAACCTCTAAATCGTATGTGGATCGTCCTAAAAGTTAGTTACAATCCTgagtctaaattaaaatatatgctcATTACTGATAGTGATGCGTAATACATCTTACTCTATTAAGAATAGTAGATAATAAAATGACTGAGTCACACAGTGAATGTGTgtgaaaaatgtaatttataaggAAGTAAAAATTAccccatttatttattcacacttcgtaACGTttacacaaaacaaataacaatagaTAAACTATTAAGGGatgcaacaggcggccttatcgctaacgagcgatctcttccaggcatcCCCAAATCTCaatcaaaaaacaaacaaaaaaatataatggatAAAGTGAAAGAAGTGCATTaccaaatgttatatataaaatatatattatatacatatcatGGAATACTCCAAAAATTGCTTTCTagcaaaaattatgtatattattgtttcatcACTCCTGAATGCCATAAAACCATCAAATAATGGAAAAATCCCGCAGCCCTATTGTGACGCACAACAGGCACATTGCAGCACttgcattaaataattattttaggtaAAGAAACAAACTGAATAACGTAAATCTATTTATCTAATTGGTTATTGAACCAAACTGGAAGAATTACGCTTTCCAGTAATTGAACCCAAATAAAATGCATTGAAACCTATCTGGCGCCGTATTTACCCATAGTAGCAATAATTCCAGTGAGTCGTTGGCAAGCCGGTGATGCGTTGATATCAAGATTGAGTACGTGATCCAGCGGCGTGTGTGCATGAGACGCCGGAAGCTGCTGGCCAGGAAGCTCCATTGCATTAAACTGTATACAAATatgtctttatttataatacttgtagtaactattatttgtattatatacagTTCCGCACTTGATTCGCTTTACACTATGAAAAATGGCGATCTGTTTCATATCAAAAttcgataacttttttaatgtcaCGAAAGACGATTGAATTTTTGTACAcatatatgatattaaaaaaggctTCAAATAAAGCTGAGATgctttacttttattagactatgtatgtataaataaatgataaatacaattttaaagaaatggacttttgaaacacatttttgaacgaaattaattttaaaatattgaagcgAACAGATCTGAAATAGGCATTCTATGACATACTTTGcggaatttaaaaaagatattccAAATCATGCAAAATGActtctatatattaaatatccaGTCTTTTACTattcaataaacttttaaaagtgcGTCAATAAGAACATTACTCAAAACTACTTTTGGTATGGCGTTGTTCTACCATTCCATAGTCTAGCGGTCCAGTTGGTTAAACACGGCTCAACGTTCAAGGGTCTCTAAAGAGAAATGAAAAGTTATGTTTtacgttaatattattttacctcTCCAAGTTTAACATCGCCTTCAGTCGGCCACACCATGATAGagaataaatatctattactCAAAAAatctctataaatataatagcaaAACGCATGTATTGAAAAGATAAAGCATAATAATTgtcatatgttttttttcttgacAGCAGAAGACACAGATGCTATCACAGATTATAAGATCCAGTGACGTCAACATTTTACTATAAAGTCACTGTAGTAcagttattattactttatgcGATTCTATAGACCGAAAAGTTTGATCTCTTGGATTTATTcagatatttgttatttaaaaatatattcactgtAAATACCTTGGAAATCGGGTcagtagttttaaattttaaatcaccCAGTTTTTTTTGGTTAAAAACCGCAGTTCTCGCTATGCAAATTACATACACAAAATTTGTATGGGGTGAAGAAATTAgcatgaaacatttttattcgtGAACCGTATAAAATGACATAGACAAAACTAATGTTTGATAGCTTTGAATAACAAACGAGGACCGGTCTGTTTCGTGGTTCGTTTTTACAACTTATTTCCGACcacaataaattaacaaccatataaacattttaaatttacatcataatacatttaatcttGTACAATGTCCTtcattttttcattcaaatCCCAccataactaaataaaattaccgaaattaacaataattcttATTCCTTTGTTATTCCTTATTCCAAGTCCTATTACTTTGAACCCTATGATATTTTCTAACACTTTCAGCTAACTATATTTCATTGCCTATAATTAAGaagtggaaaataaatattgttttatcttaCTTGTTAAACAAGTTTAACCTTAAGTTAACACCTTaagtttcaataattaaagGCCGACTTATCTTTTCATCTTGGATGTCACAAATTCAGCTTAACTGTGGCGCAAACAAAAGGCAACGTAAATAAACAAGTCttgcaaaaataaacaaaggcTTGTTTTATTTGTGGGAAAACCATTAGGGGATCAAAACGGGGAttgagataaataaaaaaataggaaaaCTCGGCCGCTCTAGAGGGTTACCCTTGACAGGGATAGCTACAAATCTTTATGCTGTGAATTCGAGAACAAATCAAATCTTCCATGTAAAAGACAATAGATTCGGAACCTTTACAATTGAGGAAAtattcttctttttctttagGTTACCCGCACAATAGTTTTCTGttcctattaaaataactactaTCAACAATCTGTATGAAACGTTTTACAATATCTAGGAACACGGTACCTTCCCTTACATAAACCACGTACATGATAGagatatagtatatagtaataaGATCAATAGAtgtgatattattaattggCATCTTctgtgttataaattatattttctcacaaaatactaaatattggTGCAGATCACTCATTTTTGCTAATTAATTAtgtgtatgtaaatttatatattagttacaaaatattttcgtgATAGCTCGTAAAACGCAACTTCGCTTACCTTTACTATTTAGCACGATTGTTAttcattgtttaataaaaaaaaaacatcaaagtaAGATTCTTTATTAAAACGTTAACAtatatcaaattcaaatttatttgtaaacttACTTTTGTATCCAAAATTAGATAATATTCACTCGGGACACCTGTAAAAAcaagattttaatgaaaaaattttTATCTCTTAATCGTGATTGTTGATTCAGGCAGACTAAGCGCGAATTatgactatttttatatacgtgACTGAAACATACACCAACAACGGTTCTAAATAATCGTCACTTAACagcctataaataaataattaaacaagttTATAATTCATGTAGTTTTTCTGcgttattattcataaatgtaaataatcgGGCTCTGAGTTTTGTAGCACAGTTGCTTGCAACTTATTAACAACTATGAATATGGTTGTAATACTGTTTCCTATAATGCTAGTCATGGTAAAACTTCACTTACTCAACCAAGAGTTTCTTTGTAATGCTGACTTTCCATATCCTGACCATATCACAAAAAGAGCTATCTTCGGAGCCCCTTTGTAGAGTTACATATAAATCACCATATATTACGTAACCTCGCTGCACCATGTATTCTATAGCAAAGTGTATGCGGTCTTCAAGTGCATCTTCCCAGGTTTTTCCTGCTGATGTCCGGCTTTCTGCCAATAAATACCCCCGTTAGGTTCAAGCTTTCGTGGAATGCGCTCATTTGTTTAGATTTATAATACAC
This portion of the Pieris brassicae chromosome 6, ilPieBrab1.1, whole genome shotgun sequence genome encodes:
- the LOC123711433 gene encoding pyruvate kinase-like isoform X1, yielding MVWPTEGDVKLGEFNAMELPGQQLPASHAHTPLDHVLNLDINASPACQRLTGIIATMGRSTYDLEVLEKMIASGMNMALLNLNFGTKDDHLEAIKLLRLAAKNYSTAVGRNYPLAIGIKLSGQKIRTGIIADSYGEAVELKTGDTVRLTTDETYKDRCSTYTIYVDFMYFADQVHKGDYVLLDNETIMLKVEVISATTLTCNVERGGFLGSCKDVFVPNVSFDMPNYSDRDKEYITIAISNQLDVIVAPYSLNAITELRSIMGEKGKKIAIVANIQTIEGFRNLDDILAEVSGIMITRQELGSDITPKKLVVAQKNMIARANKANIPVCVSAHLLSSMRNKRVPLRSELLDIANCILDGADALVLSAETAVGEYPIDTVVCLSAACKEAEACIWSKQIFHDFVDKTPIPCDQATGTAIAAVLAAQRSIAAAIIVVTSSGKSAQVVSKFRPRCPIIAVTRYGPIARQMHLWRGIMPLIYEGTPDIDWQVDLNKRVTFCTTWAMERGFVRVGDPLIIISGWRQGSGYTNSMRIMYAEADVTM